The Halorientalis sp. IM1011 genome window below encodes:
- a CDS encoding SDR family oxidoreductase, which produces MRVVILGCGYVGLELGRQLTPEHDVVGVRRSDSGVDAIESAGFEAVQADVTDPADLQRVPDADAVVFAASSGGRGAEAAREIYVDGLRTAVEQFAARENPPERLIYTSSTGVYGDHDGDWVDEETPLEPTTEKTEVLAEAERIATEVAGENGIDGTVARFAGLYGPDRYRLERYLEGPVTEGYLNMVHRDDAAGAIRDLLETDRGRDDAVLVVDDEPVAKWEFADWLAAQCDLPEPPKRTKAERLADDSLSAAARRRIETSKRCSNDRLREWGYEFAFPTYREGYQAAIEAYRTAE; this is translated from the coding sequence ATGCGCGTCGTCATCCTCGGATGCGGGTACGTCGGACTGGAACTGGGCCGGCAACTGACCCCGGAGCACGACGTGGTCGGTGTCCGCCGCTCGGATTCGGGCGTCGATGCCATCGAGTCGGCGGGCTTCGAGGCCGTGCAGGCGGACGTGACCGACCCCGCCGACCTGCAGCGGGTCCCCGACGCCGACGCTGTCGTGTTCGCGGCCAGTTCCGGCGGCCGCGGAGCCGAGGCCGCGCGCGAGATCTACGTCGACGGTCTCCGGACGGCGGTCGAGCAGTTCGCCGCCCGCGAGAATCCACCGGAACGGCTGATCTACACCTCCAGCACGGGCGTCTACGGCGACCACGACGGCGACTGGGTGGACGAGGAGACGCCGCTGGAGCCGACGACCGAGAAGACCGAGGTCCTCGCGGAGGCCGAGCGGATCGCCACCGAGGTCGCCGGCGAGAACGGTATCGACGGCACCGTCGCCCGCTTCGCCGGCCTCTACGGCCCGGATCGGTACCGGCTGGAGCGCTACCTCGAGGGGCCGGTGACGGAGGGATACCTGAACATGGTCCACCGGGACGACGCCGCCGGCGCGATCCGGGACCTGCTGGAGACCGACCGCGGCCGCGACGACGCCGTGCTGGTGGTCGACGACGAACCTGTCGCCAAGTGGGAGTTCGCGGACTGGCTGGCCGCCCAGTGTGACCTGCCGGAACCACCCAAACGGACGAAAGCAGAGCGGCTGGCCGACGACTCGCTCTCGGCGGCAGCGCGTCGCCGGATCGAGACGAGCAAACGGTGTTCGAACGACCGACTCCGCGAGTGGGGGTACGAGTTCGCGTTCCCGACCTACCGCGAGGGCTACCAGGCGGCCATCGAAGCCTATCGTACCGCCGAATAG
- a CDS encoding DUF5791 family protein, with product MLRDEFEAVGDRDSDDLLAAYEAVLTDVIESQGIETVATETGIDEATLSALVAGDSPDLTLEEAAAVLATDPDRPDADFLVADARDILMMGMSTAVLDVEAIQSGIDSELEAKEIQQKVEGRHPMTIAEYALLHGFIESKK from the coding sequence ATGCTCAGAGACGAATTCGAGGCGGTCGGGGACCGCGACTCCGACGACCTGCTGGCCGCCTACGAGGCGGTCCTCACGGACGTGATCGAGAGCCAGGGTATAGAGACCGTCGCGACCGAGACCGGCATCGACGAGGCGACGCTGTCGGCGCTGGTCGCCGGTGACTCGCCGGACCTGACACTGGAGGAGGCCGCGGCCGTCCTCGCGACCGATCCGGATCGGCCCGACGCGGACTTCCTCGTGGCCGACGCCCGCGATATCCTCATGATGGGGATGAGCACCGCCGTCCTCGACGTGGAGGCGATCCAGTCGGGGATCGACAGCGAACTCGAAGCCAAGGAGATCCAGCAGAAAGTCGAGGGTCGCCACCCGATGACCATCGCCGAGTACGCGCTACTCCACGGATTCATCGAGAGCAAGAAGTGA
- a CDS encoding bifunctional oligoribonuclease/PAP phosphatase NrnA: MGPVQEDEGDDRGSEPAAPQSVPARLERLASVLADSESLGIVCHDNPDPDSIASALALELLADAWGVPEIEIVYGGSITHQQNRAFVNLLDLDLKQLENTDLDAFDRIAFVDHSIPGVNNSVPSSTTVDVVIDHHDFPEPPDAEYVDLRDRCGATASILVGYLTGSDVPISEPVASALLFAIHRERLDYVRHPTADEYQAALTVFRQADVPLVEEMYGSSFTPAMLDAIGEAIRSRTIRGSSLVGIVGRTNEGGAIPQAADFLLNLEGITTVLVFGLVDGTVRLSARSIDSRVDIADTLRDAFADVGQVGGHGDMAGGQIPLGLFADHDEDDPDLLSFAARRVRGRFFDAMHLDDDG, from the coding sequence ATGGGGCCCGTACAGGAGGACGAGGGGGACGACCGCGGTTCGGAGCCGGCGGCTCCGCAGTCGGTCCCCGCGCGACTCGAACGCCTGGCGTCCGTCCTGGCCGACTCGGAGTCGCTGGGCATCGTCTGTCACGACAACCCCGACCCCGACTCCATCGCGAGCGCGCTCGCGCTCGAACTGCTCGCCGACGCCTGGGGCGTCCCCGAGATCGAGATCGTCTACGGCGGCTCGATCACCCACCAGCAGAACCGTGCGTTCGTCAACCTGCTCGATCTGGATCTGAAACAGCTCGAGAACACGGATCTCGACGCGTTCGACCGCATCGCCTTCGTCGACCACTCGATCCCCGGCGTCAACAACAGCGTCCCGTCCTCGACGACCGTCGACGTGGTCATCGACCACCACGACTTCCCGGAACCGCCCGATGCCGAGTACGTCGATCTCCGGGACCGCTGTGGCGCGACCGCGTCGATCCTCGTCGGCTATCTCACGGGGAGCGACGTGCCAATCTCCGAGCCGGTCGCGTCGGCGCTGCTCTTCGCCATCCACCGCGAGCGACTGGACTACGTGCGCCACCCGACCGCCGACGAGTACCAGGCCGCGCTCACCGTCTTCCGGCAGGCCGACGTGCCGCTGGTCGAGGAGATGTACGGCTCGTCCTTTACCCCCGCCATGCTCGACGCCATCGGCGAGGCGATCCGGAGCCGCACCATCCGCGGATCGAGTCTGGTCGGGATCGTCGGTCGGACGAACGAGGGCGGTGCGATCCCACAGGCCGCGGACTTCCTCCTCAACCTCGAAGGGATCACGACGGTCCTGGTGTTCGGGCTGGTCGACGGGACCGTCCGGCTCAGCGCCCGTTCGATCGACTCGCGGGTCGACATCGCCGACACGCTCCGGGACGCCTTCGCCGACGTGGGACAGGTCGGCGGCCACGGCGACATGGCCGGCGGGCAGATACCGCTGGGGCTGTTCGCCGACCACGACGAGGACGACCCCGACCTCCTCTCCTTCGCCGCCCGCCGGGTCCGGGGCCGCTTTTTCGACGCGATGCACCTCGACGACGACGGGTGA